AAAGTGAAGAATTTAATAAGAGGTAACACAAGTTCACGCACATAGCTCAAAGGGCAAATCTGTAAAACATATTGATCCAAAATAGATAATAAGTGACATGAGTTTAGGCGGCTAGAAAAAGTATTTTCCACCATTTTCACCAAGTGGTGAATTGACAAAATAGGAGGACAAGAATGTCCAAAGAGTGgaatatttttaaagataatGAAAATTAAAGCATGGCTAGAAATCAAGTCACTCATTCCAAAAACTTTCTTCATCACTCTATACTTTTCCTTAGCACTAAGAATTCTCTCATCCATCTTCACATCTTTCTTTTCACATTTTGCAACATAAAATAACATCCCCAAACAAACCAAAACTTCCTCTCTTTTCTTCAATGGGAGATAACACAGCTCCTAACACCTCCAAGAAACAGAAAAAAGACTCTGAAGTTCCACCAAACCATGCAAAAGATAGTAAGTTCTATAATCATTTTCTCTTCAAAGCTTCACTTCTTGTGATTTTCGTTGTTGTGCTTCCACTTTTCACCTCAGAAGCTCCTGATTTCATTAACCAAACTCTTCAAACAAGAAGTTGGGAAGTTCTTCAGCTGATATTTGTTGGCATAGCTGTTTCATATGGACTTTTTAGCAAAAAAAGTGATGAAACAGACAAGGAACATAACACAAAGTTTGATAATACTCAATCCTATGTATCTGGATTACTTCATGCTTCATCTGTTTTTGATGATGATGCCGATAGTCATGATGAAAACAAAGTTCAGACTTGGAATAATCAATACCATAGAGGTAACAATCCTGTTGTAGTAGAAAATCATAGCCTTAATGAACAGAGAGCTATTAATTCAAGAATTAGCGAAAAGCCTCTGCTTTTACCAATTCGAAGCTTGAAATCGCGTGTTCTTGATGACCAATTGGAAGGAACTGATGAATTTagttcaaaatcaagaaatgGGGATTTTGTAGTGTCAAGTCCTAAGAAATTGGTGGACAATATAGAGGGAAATGTTGTTCGTCCATCGCCTATTCCATGGCGATCAAGATCAGCAAGGAACATGGAGATGAAAGATGATGGTGATTTAGTTAAAAAGATTGAACCATTTTCTTTAAGGTCTCAATCTTTAAGATCACCTAAGACTAATAATAACTCAAATTCCTCTTCACCAACAACTCTTTCTCCTTCACAATCAAGAAAATTCTCCCCTTCATTGTCCTTATCATCAGAATTACAATCCAAGATTGTTAATGAAGATGTAGTGAGAAAGAAAAGTTTTCGTAAATCGAATCCTCCTCCTCcacctccaccaccaccaccacattTCTTCTATAAGAATTCACCTTTGATGAAATCAAGCTCTAGTGTTACAAATGACAATGTAATTTTATCTGAGAAGGAATTGAAGAGAAGCATTAGGAGTGTGCCAATGGAATCGACACGAGGTGAAAAGTTCCAAACACCAAGAAAAGCATATTCAGGAACAGCAGAATTGAGGCCATTCATTGGAAGTACAAGAACAAAAGAATTCATATGCCCTGAAGAAGTGGAAGAAACTTTTGTTAGAAACAAAGTTACAAATGATAAAACGATGCATGAAAGTCACAACTTTGCAACAAAATCAAGATTTATGGAATTCCCAACTGAAGAGAATAAAGAATATGTTGAGAAATTTCTTGTGGAAAGTGATCAGGAGGATTCAGAGACTGAGAGTGAAGATTATGATTACTTTGAAGAAAACGCGGAGAAAACAGAACTTGAAACTCAGAATGATGAAGGGCCAGATGTTGACAAGAAAGCTGATGAGTTTATAGCAAAGTTTAGGGAGCAAATTAGGCTTCAAAGAATTGAATCCATCAGAAGATCAGCAGGACAACCTGCTAGAAACCTTGGAAGATAACCTTTTATGTTTCCTTATTTATATATCTGAGTTTTCTGTTATACACAGATTTTAGCATATTGTAATTTTAATGTAATTACCCCTGCCTCCTCTCCTATAATTGATTTGTTACCATGAGGCTTCTTATCATTATCGTTACTGCATAACAATATGTGAAATGAAAATGTTTTGATTATCACAGCTTTCTTAACAACAATATAGAGAGAGTGGTGTGTACGCAGTCTTAACCCTATTGAAGGCAAAGAAAGTTGTTTTCGATAGACTCTTATGAAAATCAGCtagaaaagaaaatacagtaGTGAAGAAATCAATTAGAGTAGTGAAGAAATCAAATAGAAAATTCTGGGGAAAAAAACAGTAGCAACAACAAAATAGTAGAGTATTAATGGtatttgtagtatcagtatatataactaaaatccTTTAAATTTACACTGCTTTCAAATTTCATGTCAGCTTTCAGGATTTTCAATAGTTAATTAATGGTTCCAATGCTAAATTTCTACCAATACCAACTCAAGACATTTTCTTTAGTTCTGCATTTTCTATTTCTAAAGATTCAGTGCCTTTTAGTTTGGTTTGCACTTGTAGGtttaaaaggaaagaaattttggaaaaaaCTGTTAACGTtataatactcttttatctttaatGAACTGTAATTGTCCTTAACCAGTGAGCAACTGATGTTATTGTGTTATGTTGAAGTCTAATGCTATTATCTGATATCTGGAAATGAATGGTTTGTTATTGTGCTgataaacatatctgctaaaaaTTTGGATATCAATTTGATTTCACTTAATATATAGTAGCTTATAATAGGCTCAGGAATCTCAACTACTCCAGTGTGACTcattatcataatccacatcaTTTCGAGTTGCTAATTTATGAGGGTCTATAGGTCTAGCCGTCTAGCTATCCCAAGGTAGGGGTAaagtctgcgtacatcctactcTTCTCTGACCTCACTATGTCGGATTACActggatatgttattgttgttgcaaTTTAGACGACTTTTGAACAAGTTGGTTTACAGGTTACCAATGCATGAACTCATAAACATTGTAGAAAAGGAGGAAGAACCATGTGATGTGAAGGGGTTACTCAAGAGTCTTCTATGCTGCAGCATAGTGAAGtaatactcataattttataATAGAAATATTTGTAGCTTGAATTAATGCTTCGAACCACCTTAATTTCCTCTTTTTATAACTATAGAGGTAGGCAGCTTTGCTTTAGGTTTTAAATACCTTCCACCTCCAATCCCAGGATTATGAATGCAAATTTTCAAAAAGCAAAAAATGTGAGAGCTTCTAACAAGGGAATAAGAAAAACTTGAGTTTAAAGCCACCCTTGTGATGAAGTACTCTGCACCCACgggataaaaataaaagatttagTACATTTTGGGTGTAAGGAAAAAAAAacgatttattttaatttggttAATTacaaatgttttgaaaaatattttttaccaaaacaagttttttaaaattaggaaaataatttttctagcGAAAGCAAAAAAATCAAGCTTAATAAGTGGCATTTCAAACTTATTGTCTTCTACTCACTCCCCCAACGCCCTCAACTCTCTCATCCCAACTTGACCACCTCTTTGTAGTGGTACGTGCACATAAAAAAGCGGTTGGATAGTgtctttctttgttttgttCTTTCCTCAACAAGCTTGGGAgttttttgatataaaattcTTGATACAAATTCAGAGTTTATGTAAATGCCTCCGAATTGTCTACCAGACAAATTCAGTTGTCATGACGATACTTTTCAACATCAAAGATTCTCATCATTTGTCACACCAACCCCCCACTCCTAACCCTATCCACCCCAATAATGTTTTCCTATATGGCTATAAATggttttagaatattttttacttatgtAACACCAAAAAATAAGTGAGAAAGATGAAAGGTTGTAGATCATTTAAATTAGGGTTGTACATGGACCGAGTTGGtttggattttttacaaactaaaccaaatcatttgtgtcagatattaaatctataaaccaaaccaaaccaataaaagacgggtttttcgatatcaatttttctcagatttttcagatttttttgggtttctcgggtttttcatagtatctaataaaaagcacagagcagtgcttcttaaaaagagttctagtacaaaatatcaacatataagatggaggaagaacactgtttgaagttttaactttataatataactttataagatgagctttttttgtatattatttagatgggcttttcaagtccaaatctaaatgtaagaaagaaaacaaaaattatgaaaaaattttaaaaaatatttataaattacattttaataaatatttttatgtataacataatttaaaagtagtatatctataatcgggtcggtttgggttcggtttgactttttttagttaaaaccaaaccaaccctataatggtcggatttttttttcaaacaccaaaccaagtcaaaccaaatcactagtcagttttttttttcaatttaattcgatttatcgatttggtgcgatttatcggtttgccctgcaCAGCCCTAATTTAAATGTTGTTGAACGAGTTATAATGTTTGGGCTGCTTGGAACACTATCTTGGGCCGTGATTCTTTGAGTTTATTTGAGGGCCCTTGTCATATATGCATAAAGCAGACATTTAGaatatgatttatttatttttcaaattagttagtttattattttagaatGAATCAAATTGAGATATTATGAATCAaatgaataaattatcaaagtacTATTATGTGTCTAGCAAAACTTCATACAAAAATGTATATATGAAGTTTGTCCGCACAATCAATATAATATGCTAACTTCATATTTGCATGCCTAAATTTTATAACTGCAGATAAaagattttttataattttaatctcGTAGGTCTGAAGTGACTAAAGCTATAAATAGTTAAGAATTTTTGTTTAAATAACTTCCACCCAAATTGGTTCTCTGTGCACACTAACCTCTTGGGGCTTGTTTGTGGACTATAATTGCACATTTGCACTCTAATAATTGAACAACAATCATATTATGTACTGATTACGCTATGATGACTAGCCTGTGATCATCACACTCCAATTTAAAGTTTTAATTCTATTATTATGAAGTTTGACTAATCTAAATTGTATTGAAAAGTctcaaaacatatcaaaaatctTTTTCAGTCTGATTTTGGTATTACTCTATCATAAACTTGAAGAATGAAATAATATTCATCACTTTATTTGCAGTtccaatttattattttcttaatcatAAGAAATATAAGAGCATGTTTATAGTTTTGCTACTCATAAGAAATTAGAATACGTATTTTTGTTACTTAAAATATTGTTAAACTGTTCACCAATCATGAGCAATTAAATCAATACCCTGAACTTGAGGAACCAAAACACCAAAAATTATTGTTCCCAGGACATTGTCTCCTTATTCTgcttttactttctttttttttttagagattAGTGTCAAAAATACCTTtaactattcttttttttttgaattttatacttagaatattttataaaagaaatataaaaaaatttaaaaaataaaaggacgaGGTGGGAGGAGGTGGAGTGtgtgagcaaaatattttaattttttttataaataatttcatttttaaaaaaaataaattcttttataaaaaaataatttctttttacgAATATaaatactttagtctttaacttttaactaatattaatagtttatttaattttgtcaaggtaaaatattttatccatgtgaaTGTCACGTGacaagattttttcaaaaaatagagagtgTTACACACACCACtaaggtgtgtttctcaaactactaagtgataatttagatattaCACCTACACTttcaataatttaggtatgagccaaaaaaaaagaatagtttaAATGCATTTTTGCCACTTATCTACGAAGGATCTATTTGAAAGAATCTTTTTTAtcacacaaaaataaaattaaaatttgcgTAAATCTTACGCTTCTCATACTCCATTTGTATTTTGAGCTGAAGGTCTACTTAAAATGATCTTTGTAACTTACAAAAGTAGTAGTAAAATTTGTGCTACATCCTGTCTTTCTCAAAATTCACTAAGTGAATTTACAGGTGAGTATGTTGTTGTCGTTAACATTGTCTCCTTGCTATATAGCTTAGTCTCtaagtaaaaatatttgaaatgacAAGACTTagcaaaaacataaaaaatgaaTACAGAAATATGCATCAAAAGGCAAACTTTTCAGCTCAAGTAAATCTATAACCAAATAGTTGATATCCTTCATAACTTTACATCTAAAAAGTCCTCTACCTCAGACCCTACCAATAACCTCAAAATGGGGGGAAAAAGCAAAACTATTATACTTgctaccaaatatatatatatatagtaaaaacGACCAATAAGCCTAATTTGCAAATACAAGAAAAAGATGGAGTCAATAATAGAAATCAAAGATTCATTGACCCACCAAATCCCCCATTCTCAAGTCCCAACAACCATATCTTAgaccataaaattcaaatattcatACACAAAATGTTATGGTACTCTATTACAAGTTTGTCTTGTCACTTCCATAATTCTTTTTCCACAAGAATGTTCATTTGACCAAATTGCCCTTCTTGCAAAATCATGATCTAGGGTGTAGTGCATTGGCCCATAGGTTAAATGGCATGGGCCTGGGTTGGGCCTGGCCCATTGGTGTGGATGTGGGCCCAGAGGAGGATGGCGGTGGGCCCGCAACACGCTCACATGAAGGGCACATGGTGAGGGTGGTAGGAGGGGTCATTTGCATATAGAATTGAGGTGAAAGCTTTAATGCCCTCAACTCATGAACTTCTTTCTGTAATCTCCTGTTTTCCTCTGTCAGATTCTCACAACATCTCTTCAAGAACTCACAGTCAACTTCTGTTTGCTTCAACTTTGTCCTGTTCACAAAAATC
The genomic region above belongs to Solanum dulcamara chromosome 5, daSolDulc1.2, whole genome shotgun sequence and contains:
- the LOC129890766 gene encoding uncharacterized protein LOC129890766 yields the protein MGDNTAPNTSKKQKKDSEVPPNHAKDSKFYNHFLFKASLLVIFVVVLPLFTSEAPDFINQTLQTRSWEVLQLIFVGIAVSYGLFSKKSDETDKEHNTKFDNTQSYVSGLLHASSVFDDDADSHDENKVQTWNNQYHRGNNPVVVENHSLNEQRAINSRISEKPLLLPIRSLKSRVLDDQLEGTDEFSSKSRNGDFVVSSPKKLVDNIEGNVVRPSPIPWRSRSARNMEMKDDGDLVKKIEPFSLRSQSLRSPKTNNNSNSSSPTTLSPSQSRKFSPSLSLSSELQSKIVNEDVVRKKSFRKSNPPPPPPPPPPHFFYKNSPLMKSSSSVTNDNVILSEKELKRSIRSVPMESTRGEKFQTPRKAYSGTAELRPFIGSTRTKEFICPEEVEETFVRNKVTNDKTMHESHNFATKSRFMEFPTEENKEYVEKFLVESDQEDSETESEDYDYFEENAEKTELETQNDEGPDVDKKADEFIAKFREQIRLQRIESIRRSAGQPARNLGR